Proteins co-encoded in one Desulfitobacterium hafniense DCB-2 genomic window:
- a CDS encoding P-II family nitrogen regulator: protein MKMIRSIIRPEKAEVVAEALADAGLTSLTKMHVFGRGRTKGIRIGDVVYDEFPKTLLLMVVPNENLEKAIQIILEKSKTGTMGDGKIFITEVEEAYTISSGTKGL from the coding sequence ATGAAAATGATACGCTCGATTATCCGACCGGAAAAGGCTGAAGTTGTCGCCGAAGCTTTGGCAGACGCAGGCCTGACATCTTTAACCAAAATGCATGTTTTTGGACGGGGCCGTACCAAAGGCATCCGCATCGGTGATGTGGTTTATGATGAATTCCCGAAAACCTTGCTTCTGATGGTTGTGCCAAATGAGAACTTAGAAAAAGCCATCCAGATCATCCTGGAAAAGTCCAAGACCGGGACCATGGGGGATGGGAAAATCTTTATTACCGAAGTGGAAGAGGCTTATACCATAAGCTCAGGAACCAAAGGCTTATAA
- a CDS encoding P-II family nitrogen regulator, with protein sequence MKEIIACIRRHQVPATKKALEEAGFPALTIQSIEGRGKQYGIGGWEAEVDPELNKVLRPQQVTESRINWIPKRMLTLIVQDQEVEAAVKTITAINKTGHCGDGKIFVCPLHEVVRVRTGEVGKEAVL encoded by the coding sequence ATGAAAGAAATTATCGCCTGTATCCGCAGGCACCAGGTTCCCGCCACCAAAAAAGCCCTTGAAGAAGCGGGTTTCCCGGCCCTGACGATTCAGAGCATCGAAGGACGGGGAAAGCAATATGGCATTGGGGGGTGGGAAGCAGAGGTTGACCCGGAACTCAATAAGGTCCTCAGACCTCAGCAAGTCACAGAGTCACGGATCAACTGGATTCCCAAACGGATGCTGACTTTAATCGTGCAGGACCAGGAGGTGGAAGCAGCGGTCAAGACTATTACGGCAATCAATAAAACGGGACATTGCGGAGATGGAAAAATCTTTGTGTGCCCCCTGCATGAAGTGGTCCGGGTTAGGACAGGTGAAGTGGGTAAAGAAGCTGTCCTATAA
- the nifH gene encoding nitrogenase iron protein, with amino-acid sequence MRQIAIYGKGGIGKSTTTQNTVVALAEMGRKVTIVGCDPKADSTRLILNSKAQTTVMDLARERGTVEDLELEDVLVEGHLGVRCAESGGPEPGVGCAGRGVITAINFLEENGAYTEDTDYVFYDVLGDVVCGGFAMPIRENKAKEIYIVTSGEMMAMYAANNISKGILKYANTGTVRLGGLICNSRQTDKEYELISALAKALNTQMIHFMPRDNEVQRAELRKQTVIQYNPTHSQADEYRALARKIEANTMMTIPTPMEMEQLEELLMEYGIMEM; translated from the coding sequence ATGAGACAAATCGCGATATATGGTAAAGGCGGAATCGGCAAATCCACGACAACTCAGAATACAGTGGTTGCCCTGGCGGAGATGGGAAGAAAAGTGACCATTGTGGGCTGCGATCCCAAGGCAGACTCCACCCGCCTGATTCTGAACAGCAAAGCTCAAACCACGGTTATGGACCTGGCTCGTGAACGGGGAACGGTGGAGGATCTGGAACTGGAAGATGTGTTGGTGGAAGGTCATCTGGGGGTGCGCTGTGCGGAGTCCGGCGGCCCGGAACCGGGTGTGGGCTGTGCCGGACGGGGTGTGATCACCGCCATTAACTTTCTTGAGGAAAACGGTGCTTACACCGAGGATACAGATTATGTCTTCTATGATGTTCTGGGTGATGTAGTCTGCGGGGGATTTGCCATGCCGATCCGTGAGAACAAAGCCAAGGAAATCTATATCGTCACCTCCGGTGAAATGATGGCCATGTATGCGGCCAACAACATCTCCAAAGGGATCTTAAAGTATGCCAACACGGGGACGGTCCGTCTGGGCGGGCTCATCTGCAACAGCCGGCAGACGGATAAAGAATACGAATTGATCTCGGCTCTGGCCAAAGCGCTCAATACGCAAATGATTCACTTCATGCCCCGGGATAATGAAGTACAGCGGGCGGAATTGCGCAAACAAACCGTGATCCAGTATAATCCCACTCATTCTCAAGCGGATGAGTACAGAGCACTGGCCCGTAAGATTGAAGCCAACACTATGATGACCATACCCACACCGATGGAAATGGAGCAGCTGGAAGAACTGCTGATGGAATATGGGATTATGGAGATGTAG
- the nifD gene encoding nitrogenase molybdenum-iron protein alpha chain has translation MSISEMVQARKELVNQVLEVYPEKAKKNRRQHLSVKESDCSSCAVKSNGKTVPGIMTARGCAYAGAKGVVWGPVKDIVHISHGPVGCGFYSWANRRNLAEGEVGIDNFVPFQFTSDFQESDIIYGGDKKLEKIIEEVVELFPNAKGVSVLSECPVGLIGDDIESVARRMTEKTQRPVVPVRCEGFRGISQSLGHHIANDAIRDHIIGKGPEREIGPYDIGIIGDYNIGGDAWASKKILEEIGLNVVNIWTGDSTLEMLQNGHLVKLNLIHCYRSMNYMANYMEETYGTPWLEFNFFGPTKIKESLLNIAAHFDDSIRENTQRVIAKYEAQMQKVIDIYRPRLAGKKVMLYVGGLRPRHVVGAYEDLGMEIIGTGYEFAHKEDYERTYPQLKEGTLIYDDVSALELEEFVKDLKPDLVGSGIKEKYVFEKMGLPFRQMHSWDYSGPYHGYDGFPIFARDMDMAVNSPTWKSIKAPWMK, from the coding sequence ATGAGCATCAGTGAAATGGTCCAGGCCAGAAAAGAACTGGTCAATCAAGTGTTGGAAGTCTATCCGGAAAAGGCTAAGAAAAACCGCAGGCAGCATCTTTCTGTCAAAGAAAGTGATTGCTCAAGCTGCGCTGTTAAGTCCAATGGGAAAACCGTACCGGGAATCATGACCGCCCGGGGCTGCGCTTACGCCGGAGCCAAAGGGGTTGTGTGGGGGCCGGTCAAGGATATCGTGCATATTTCCCACGGGCCGGTGGGGTGCGGGTTTTATTCCTGGGCTAACCGCCGGAACCTGGCAGAAGGTGAAGTGGGCATAGACAATTTCGTACCCTTCCAATTCACCTCGGACTTCCAGGAGAGCGATATCATCTACGGCGGGGACAAAAAACTGGAGAAGATCATTGAAGAGGTCGTCGAACTGTTCCCCAATGCCAAAGGAGTTTCCGTACTGTCCGAATGCCCTGTGGGGCTGATCGGAGACGATATCGAAAGTGTCGCCCGCCGGATGACGGAGAAAACCCAGCGCCCTGTGGTGCCGGTGCGCTGCGAAGGGTTCAGGGGAATCAGTCAGTCCCTCGGTCACCATATTGCCAATGATGCAATTCGCGATCATATCATCGGCAAGGGGCCGGAGCGGGAAATCGGACCCTACGATATTGGGATTATCGGCGATTACAATATCGGTGGTGATGCCTGGGCCAGCAAAAAAATCCTGGAAGAAATCGGCTTGAATGTGGTGAATATCTGGACCGGTGATTCTACTCTGGAAATGCTTCAGAACGGGCATCTGGTCAAACTGAACTTAATCCATTGCTACCGGAGTATGAACTATATGGCCAACTATATGGAGGAAACCTACGGAACCCCCTGGCTGGAATTCAATTTCTTCGGACCCACGAAGATTAAGGAATCCCTGCTTAACATTGCAGCTCATTTTGACGACTCCATTAGGGAGAATACCCAAAGAGTCATTGCCAAATATGAAGCCCAGATGCAAAAAGTAATCGATATCTACCGGCCCCGTTTGGCCGGCAAAAAGGTCATGCTGTATGTAGGCGGCCTTCGCCCCCGGCATGTGGTGGGCGCTTATGAAGATTTGGGCATGGAGATTATCGGTACGGGCTATGAGTTTGCCCATAAGGAGGATTACGAACGGACTTACCCCCAATTGAAGGAAGGAACCCTTATTTACGATGATGTATCCGCTTTGGAACTGGAAGAGTTTGTTAAGGATCTTAAGCCGGATCTGGTGGGCTCGGGAATTAAGGAAAAGTATGTCTTTGAAAAAATGGGCCTGCCTTTCCGCCAGATGCACTCCTGGGATTACTCCGGACCTTATCACGGTTATGATGGATTCCCCATTTTTGCCCGGGATATGGATATGGCGGTGAACAGTCCCACCTGGAAGTCCATTAAAGCTCCTTGGATGAAATAA
- the nifE gene encoding nitrogenase iron-molybdenum cofactor biosynthesis protein NifE, whose amino-acid sequence MFTNLTKLDLKDQGCPAGAGSPQLCMKALPGEGAERSCAYDGARVVLMPITDVAHLVHGPIACAGNSWDNRGARSSGSQLFRRGLTTDLMENDVVYGGERKLKEAILEIAAHHRPQAIFVYATCVSALIGDDVSAICEQAEQELTIPVIAVNCPGFLGDKNIGNRIAGEVLFDRVIGTGEGPDEKVPLSVNLIGEYNIAGDLWGILPDFENLGITVQATITGDAKFEDIASAHRACLNVLICSKSLTNLARKMEEKYDIPFMEGSFYGIHDTSETLINIAKALGDLDLLKRTKTYVQKKEEETREMIAGYKKCLEHKQAILFTGGVKTWSMVSTLAELGINILAGGTQNSTPDDFQRMKALMDPTAQIIEDTSPAGFLKIIAEKKPDLIVAGGKTKYLAHKTRTPFLDINHGRKLPYAGYEGMVTFAGSLARTVNSPVWELLKQEFPPREEG is encoded by the coding sequence ATGTTTACCAATCTCACCAAACTGGATCTTAAAGATCAAGGGTGTCCAGCGGGAGCAGGTTCTCCCCAATTGTGCATGAAGGCCCTGCCCGGTGAAGGGGCAGAACGCAGCTGCGCCTATGACGGAGCGCGGGTTGTGCTGATGCCGATTACCGATGTGGCCCACCTCGTCCACGGACCGATTGCCTGTGCAGGGAACTCTTGGGATAACCGGGGAGCCCGCTCCTCCGGTTCCCAGCTTTTCCGCCGGGGGCTGACCACGGATCTGATGGAGAATGATGTAGTTTATGGCGGTGAACGGAAGCTCAAGGAGGCGATCCTGGAAATCGCCGCCCATCATCGCCCCCAAGCCATTTTTGTCTATGCCACCTGTGTATCCGCCCTGATCGGCGATGATGTCAGCGCAATCTGTGAACAAGCGGAGCAGGAATTGACCATTCCCGTCATCGCCGTCAATTGCCCGGGTTTTTTGGGCGATAAAAACATCGGCAACCGGATTGCCGGGGAAGTTCTCTTCGACCGGGTCATCGGCACCGGGGAAGGACCGGATGAAAAGGTGCCCCTTTCCGTAAACCTGATCGGAGAGTATAACATTGCCGGTGATCTCTGGGGTATCCTGCCGGATTTTGAGAACCTGGGAATCACGGTGCAGGCAACAATTACGGGTGATGCCAAATTCGAGGACATCGCTTCCGCTCACCGGGCTTGTCTCAATGTGCTGATTTGTTCCAAAAGCCTGACCAATCTGGCCCGCAAGATGGAAGAAAAATACGACATCCCCTTTATGGAGGGCTCCTTTTATGGAATCCACGACACCTCGGAGACTTTAATCAATATTGCCAAAGCCTTGGGAGACCTTGATTTACTGAAGAGAACAAAAACCTATGTGCAAAAGAAGGAAGAGGAAACACGGGAGATGATTGCCGGCTATAAAAAATGCCTGGAGCATAAACAGGCCATCTTGTTTACAGGGGGAGTAAAAACCTGGTCCATGGTCTCCACACTGGCTGAACTGGGGATCAACATTCTGGCGGGAGGGACGCAAAACTCCACTCCCGATGATTTTCAACGGATGAAAGCACTGATGGATCCTACGGCTCAGATCATTGAGGATACCAGTCCGGCGGGATTCCTTAAAATTATTGCTGAGAAAAAGCCCGATCTTATCGTCGCCGGGGGGAAGACAAAGTACCTGGCCCACAAAACAAGAACTCCTTTTTTAGATATTAATCACGGCCGAAAACTGCCTTATGCAGGTTACGAGGGGATGGTCACCTTTGCCGGGAGCCTGGCCCGGACGGTGAACAGTCCGGTTTGGGAACTTTTAAAACAGGAATTTCCCCCGCGAGAGGAGGGATGA
- the nifN gene encoding nitrogenase iron-molybdenum cofactor biosynthesis protein NifN: protein MMKYRHYEGNPQKNSPALGATLAYLGINGLLALLHGSQGCSSFIRLQLNRHFKESIPLNSTALLEDSVIFGGWEHLKKGIAVAADKYKPQIIGVMSSGLTETYGDDMASALASLYSERPDLEDLPVVLASTPDYIGSMQDGYQRTVEALVDALVGLNHHSPASALKTDIQEAPYLALLPGCHLTPADVDELKEIVRDFGFRPITLPDLSVSLDGHAELEAAPVVQGGTLLEDFQLLPRSRACLSFGLSMEKAGETLKEAYHIPHYNFPSLSGLTATDGLILTLAKLSGKTIPEKQLRQRNRLLDTLADYHDQLGKLRVAIALETDLLYSLGSSLVEVGAELTVALAASQAGTDRLSLPVPMEVGDLETLEERAGQSKLIIANSNGRQAAGQLKLPHLRAGLPVFDRAGYPQTCWIGYEGTQRFLFATLNAVS, encoded by the coding sequence ATGATGAAATATCGGCATTATGAGGGAAATCCGCAAAAAAACAGCCCGGCTCTGGGCGCCACCCTGGCTTATCTGGGAATCAACGGACTGCTGGCCCTGCTGCACGGTTCCCAGGGCTGCTCCTCCTTTATCCGCCTGCAGCTGAACCGGCATTTTAAAGAGTCCATCCCTCTTAATTCCACCGCTTTGCTGGAGGACTCGGTCATTTTCGGCGGATGGGAGCATTTGAAGAAAGGGATTGCCGTGGCAGCGGATAAATACAAGCCCCAAATCATCGGCGTTATGAGCTCAGGTCTCACGGAAACTTATGGGGATGATATGGCCAGCGCTTTAGCCAGCCTGTACTCGGAAAGACCGGACCTGGAGGATCTGCCTGTGGTATTGGCCAGTACCCCGGACTATATAGGGTCCATGCAGGACGGGTATCAACGGACTGTCGAGGCCTTGGTGGATGCCCTTGTCGGTTTAAATCATCATTCTCCAGCGTCAGCTTTAAAGACAGATATTCAGGAAGCTCCTTATCTCGCTTTATTGCCCGGCTGTCATCTGACTCCGGCTGATGTGGATGAACTGAAAGAGATTGTCAGGGATTTCGGCTTCAGGCCCATTACCCTGCCGGATCTCTCAGTTTCTCTGGACGGTCATGCGGAGCTGGAGGCCGCCCCCGTGGTCCAGGGAGGCACCTTGTTGGAGGATTTTCAGCTTCTGCCCAGGTCCAGGGCGTGCTTATCCTTTGGCCTGAGCATGGAGAAAGCAGGGGAAACCCTTAAGGAGGCCTATCATATTCCTCACTATAATTTTCCTTCTTTAAGCGGACTTACGGCCACCGATGGCTTGATATTGACCTTGGCTAAGCTGTCCGGTAAGACTATCCCGGAAAAGCAGCTCCGGCAAAGAAACCGCTTGCTGGATACCCTGGCCGATTATCATGATCAACTGGGTAAGCTTAGGGTAGCCATCGCCTTGGAAACGGATCTCCTCTATAGCTTAGGGTCCAGTCTGGTGGAGGTTGGAGCGGAGCTGACGGTGGCTTTGGCAGCATCCCAGGCAGGTACCGACCGCTTGTCCCTGCCTGTCCCCATGGAGGTAGGAGATTTGGAAACCCTTGAGGAGCGGGCCGGCCAAAGCAAGCTCATCATTGCCAACTCCAATGGCCGTCAGGCGGCGGGACAGCTTAAGCTGCCCCATCTGAGGGCAGGGCTGCCGGTTTTTGACCGGGCGGGTTATCCCCAGACCTGTTGGATCGGCTATGAAGGGACACAGCGCTTCCTCTTTGCCACGTTAAATGCAGTAAGTTAG
- a CDS encoding NifB/NifX family molybdenum-iron cluster-binding protein codes for MLVGFASSDGLTIDSHFASAPGFERYVFTMDSQGVYQDSQGAKGPAESEDKVDARIQILKECAIVYCTQIGGPAAARLVQSGIHPIKVPEGTPIADEVRRLDQLLSSQKLPPWLKKKLNQEGN; via the coding sequence ATGCTTGTAGGCTTTGCCAGCAGTGATGGATTGACCATTGATTCCCATTTTGCCTCAGCCCCGGGTTTCGAGAGGTATGTATTTACCATGGACAGCCAAGGAGTTTACCAGGATTCCCAGGGGGCCAAAGGTCCGGCAGAATCCGAAGATAAGGTGGATGCCCGGATTCAGATTCTCAAAGAGTGTGCTATTGTCTATTGCACTCAGATTGGCGGCCCGGCGGCAGCCCGCCTCGTTCAGAGCGGTATTCACCCGATCAAAGTACCGGAAGGAACCCCAATCGCCGATGAAGTGAGACGCTTGGATCAGCTGCTGTCTTCTCAAAAGCTGCCGCCTTGGCTGAAAAAGAAGCTGAATCAAGAGGGGAATTAA
- the fdxB gene encoding ferredoxin III, nif-specific codes for MSVVFETFGGSPWTPMYVDTFDKNKCLGCGRCIKLCVQKVLGVETYEDDEGTERQIAKIDNKDHCIGCQSCGSICVRRCYTFKSKS; via the coding sequence ATGAGCGTAGTTTTTGAAACCTTTGGAGGTTCCCCTTGGACTCCCATGTATGTGGATACCTTTGATAAGAACAAATGTCTTGGTTGTGGCCGCTGTATTAAACTCTGTGTGCAGAAAGTTCTGGGCGTGGAAACCTATGAGGATGATGAAGGAACTGAGCGCCAAATTGCCAAGATCGACAATAAGGATCATTGTATTGGCTGCCAATCCTGTGGAAGCATCTGTGTGCGGCGCTGCTACACCTTTAAGAGCAAATCATAA
- a CDS encoding radical SAM protein, whose product MHKACTCTQGNMNTPRLNLGHPCFSTKGHGNTGRIHLAVAPGCNISCNYCVRKFDCANESRPGVASKVQTPEEALATVRKVKASGKGDKFVVVGIAGPGEPLANEGTFTTLRGVKRDFPEMILCLSSNGLLLPEKMEELTDIGVSHITITINTLEEQVGAQIYSYVRWKGQTLIGAEAARTLLHNQLSGLEMAAKAGMTVKINTVLMPGINDHGLNDLSVEIKKRGAHLHNIMPVIPQGKLAHIIPPSREQLAVRRSSLSSLLPQMTHCQQCRADAIGVF is encoded by the coding sequence ATGCATAAAGCATGTACATGTACACAAGGAAATATGAATACTCCCCGCCTGAATCTCGGACATCCCTGTTTTTCCACCAAAGGACATGGCAATACGGGACGCATCCATTTAGCCGTAGCTCCCGGCTGCAATATCTCGTGCAATTATTGTGTACGCAAATTTGATTGTGCCAATGAATCCCGTCCAGGTGTAGCCAGTAAGGTGCAAACCCCTGAAGAAGCACTGGCAACGGTGCGGAAAGTCAAAGCTTCCGGTAAAGGAGATAAATTTGTGGTGGTCGGCATTGCCGGTCCCGGGGAGCCCTTAGCCAATGAGGGGACCTTTACAACGCTGAGAGGGGTAAAACGGGATTTCCCGGAGATGATTCTGTGCCTGAGCAGCAATGGCCTGCTCTTGCCGGAGAAGATGGAGGAATTGACGGATATCGGAGTATCTCACATTACTATTACCATCAATACCCTGGAGGAGCAGGTTGGTGCCCAAATCTACAGTTATGTGCGCTGGAAGGGGCAAACCTTGATCGGAGCTGAAGCGGCAAGAACCCTGCTCCATAATCAGCTGAGCGGGCTGGAAATGGCCGCGAAGGCGGGGATGACAGTGAAAATAAATACGGTGCTGATGCCTGGCATCAATGACCATGGCCTAAATGACTTATCTGTGGAAATCAAGAAAAGGGGAGCACATCTTCATAATATTATGCCGGTCATTCCCCAGGGGAAATTAGCTCATATCATACCGCCCTCCCGGGAGCAGCTTGCCGTTAGACGCAGCAGTTTAAGCTCCCTCCTGCCCCAGATGACCCATTGTCAGCAATGCCGCGCCGATGCCATCGGGGTGTTCTGA
- a CDS encoding GNAT family N-acetyltransferase — MKPVIREAVPADITDMAKLLKTLFSLEADFSYDETKQRRGLELMLEEGARRCMMVAEQNGRVIGMVTAQLLISTAEGGLSAWVEDLVVEEPYQGQGTGRALLLSLQAWAAARGVKRLQLLADRSNTRALAFYRKMAWQFTELICLRTYV, encoded by the coding sequence ATGAAACCTGTAATCAGAGAAGCAGTGCCGGCAGACATCACCGACATGGCTAAGCTGCTGAAAACCTTATTTTCTCTGGAGGCGGATTTCTCCTATGATGAGACAAAACAGCGCCGGGGTCTGGAGCTGATGTTGGAAGAGGGTGCCCGGCGGTGCATGATGGTGGCGGAGCAAAACGGACGGGTGATCGGCATGGTCACAGCGCAGCTGCTGATATCCACGGCAGAAGGGGGACTATCCGCCTGGGTCGAGGATCTCGTCGTTGAGGAGCCTTATCAGGGGCAGGGAACAGGCAGGGCATTGCTGTTATCCCTTCAGGCCTGGGCGGCGGCACGAGGCGTTAAGCGCCTGCAGCTTTTAGCGGACCGCAGCAATACAAGAGCCTTGGCATTCTATAGAAAGATGGCTTGGCAGTTTACGGAGCTGATCTGTTTAAGGACTTATGTCTAA
- a CDS encoding NifB/NifX family molybdenum-iron cluster-binding protein — MIKVAFCSEDMQHVDAHFALSSNIVIYEFLPASFHRVKTKSFKSQTGQETETINERRLAERIEAIQDCDILYCSQIGSPAAARLINHNIFPMQTKENLLIEEAACRLQRMFHKNPPHWLENKFQRGGA, encoded by the coding sequence GTGATTAAGGTGGCTTTTTGCAGTGAGGATATGCAGCATGTCGATGCTCATTTTGCGCTTAGTTCCAATATTGTCATTTATGAATTCCTGCCTGCTTCATTTCATCGGGTTAAAACGAAAAGCTTTAAGTCCCAAACCGGTCAAGAAACCGAAACGATCAATGAAAGACGCCTTGCGGAACGGATTGAAGCGATTCAGGATTGCGATATATTGTATTGCAGCCAGATCGGGAGCCCAGCGGCGGCAAGGCTCATCAACCACAATATTTTCCCTATGCAGACCAAGGAAAATCTACTGATCGAGGAGGCGGCCTGCCGACTGCAGCGGATGTTCCATAAGAATCCGCCTCATTGGCTGGAGAATAAGTTTCAGAGGGGAGGAGCCTAG
- a CDS encoding homocitrate synthase/isopropylmalate synthase family protein: MKDSVWLCDTTLRDGEQTPGIAFRFKEKARIATCLAEAGIDEIEVGVPSVGADEMEIIKGLVDLRLPVRLATWNRTSKEDLEASFRTGVGAVSICIPVSDQHIERKLRKSRTWAMDSMGEAVELAKKEGKYVCVGFEDASRADVDFMIKMAKVAEGLRADRIRLADTLGILDPLELARRFAPLPQRTALPLEFHAHNDLGMATANALTALRIGFKAVSVTVGGLGERAGNAPLEEISVAIHHILQRPTAFDIQKVNDISLLVSDITQREVPRSKPVVGSDVFTHTSAVHLDGIRKDVENYQPFPPESISRKHSMVFGKYSGIKELVRLLEEERVPYTQEQLTELLIRVRLHSSIKKIPLQAEDVLSLARSLNQLRNA; the protein is encoded by the coding sequence ATGAAAGATTCCGTATGGCTTTGTGATACGACCCTGCGAGATGGGGAACAAACCCCGGGCATCGCTTTCCGTTTCAAAGAGAAGGCGCGAATCGCTACTTGCCTGGCTGAAGCAGGAATTGATGAGATTGAGGTCGGTGTTCCCAGTGTGGGGGCCGATGAGATGGAAATCATCAAGGGTTTGGTGGATTTAAGGCTGCCGGTGCGTCTGGCCACCTGGAACCGCACCAGTAAGGAGGATCTGGAAGCCAGCTTCCGAACCGGTGTCGGCGCGGTTTCTATTTGTATTCCGGTTTCCGATCAACATATAGAGCGCAAGCTCAGAAAAAGCCGGACCTGGGCCATGGACAGCATGGGAGAAGCCGTTGAACTGGCTAAAAAGGAAGGGAAATATGTTTGTGTAGGTTTTGAAGATGCCAGCCGTGCCGACGTGGATTTCATGATTAAGATGGCTAAAGTAGCGGAAGGGCTTAGGGCCGATCGGATACGTTTAGCCGATACTCTGGGTATCCTGGATCCCCTTGAGCTGGCGCGGCGTTTTGCCCCTCTGCCGCAAAGAACAGCGCTGCCTCTGGAGTTTCATGCGCACAATGATTTAGGAATGGCTACGGCCAATGCCTTAACAGCCCTACGCATCGGTTTCAAAGCTGTCAGTGTCACCGTGGGGGGATTGGGGGAAAGAGCGGGCAATGCTCCTCTGGAAGAAATTTCGGTGGCCATTCATCATATCTTGCAGCGTCCCACCGCCTTTGATATCCAGAAGGTTAATGATATTTCCCTTTTGGTCAGTGACATTACCCAGCGGGAGGTTCCCCGTTCCAAGCCCGTTGTGGGGTCCGATGTCTTTACTCATACTTCGGCGGTTCATTTGGACGGAATTCGCAAGGACGTGGAAAATTATCAGCCTTTTCCGCCGGAAAGCATCTCCAGAAAGCACTCCATGGTTTTTGGCAAATACTCAGGAATAAAGGAGCTCGTGAGACTGCTGGAAGAAGAACGAGTTCCTTACACACAAGAGCAGCTGACAGAGCTTTTGATCCGGGTGAGACTGCACAGCAGCATAAAAAAGATTCCTTTGCAGGCTGAAGATGTCTTAAGTCTGGCGAGAAGTCTCAATCAACTGCGCAATGCTTAG
- a CDS encoding HutP family protein yields the protein MPERSQKQEKPSLERTALALALTETREKENELKKLMLSQNVYCAVTELGGTYSALQPTGKLTHSVISAAINTGAIQKEPKAIHAVVHATLEASNGIFVHTNSNASYALKVGIACDRDWIAIAIFGRSSIHALSEHCRVGLGYMHL from the coding sequence ATGCCAGAAAGAAGCCAGAAACAAGAAAAGCCTTCTCTTGAACGAACTGCACTGGCCTTAGCATTAACGGAAACCCGTGAAAAAGAGAATGAGTTGAAAAAGTTGATGCTTTCCCAAAACGTCTATTGTGCAGTAACCGAATTAGGAGGAACGTATTCCGCGTTACAACCCACCGGGAAGCTAACCCACTCTGTCATTTCGGCAGCAATCAACACAGGTGCCATTCAAAAGGAGCCGAAGGCCATACACGCTGTTGTGCATGCGACCTTAGAAGCAAGCAATGGGATCTTTGTTCATACCAACAGCAATGCCAGCTATGCCCTGAAAGTGGGGATTGCCTGTGATCGGGACTGGATCGCCATCGCCATATTTGGGCGTTCATCCATACATGCTCTGTCAGAGCATTGCCGAGTGGGTTTAGGGTATATGCATCTATAA